A section of the Bombus huntii isolate Logan2020A chromosome 5, iyBomHunt1.1, whole genome shotgun sequence genome encodes:
- the LOC126866139 gene encoding egalitarian protein homolog, translating into MDSSEYETVRNMTLLFFLELLVDKGGPRTLHDLSCQFGAKGFTKEMRQIAGGSQSGLKKFLAQYPMLFLINGDYVSVNTFQQVVEEENGCKLGGKRDYAREAVEYFTNKLMQYGVGTEVPIKSLLGHRSQASPEVRHISGQHYKEFRDFLIKYPDAFVVTEDNVMLKQYEGMKAEPFVELEPDIPIDPEITAKLLDFLCECIEQKGPILVDQMFNIVNDKFSYENWTSIFKTPQDLCTFVKMFPDAFHVQSNLVTLIGRPKSSPIEGKAKTRFPNSTRNQNNTSDKANINQVIQPNNTQASVQTVNSESISTNVTSQINSVQNSHSPSIESNNSSPPVSLQQQTLKQRINMLVMKTLADNTEKDRSLQTMQMGDAWKLKILQQTKIIVNPRESLQIIEDIINPRKPPPNGKIVVSFDCEGINLGVKGQLTLVQIGTMSGQAYVFDLFACPNLVQAGGLQKLLEHKDVIKVIHDCRNDSVNLYRQFKIMLNNVFDTQAAHAVLQFQETGKPVYKVKNVNLNTLCDHYGAPSNPLKEQLKNIYRNNQRYWCRRPLTRDMLIYASSDVLSLVPQIYVSMSRLIKPEVQGLFNELCEEQIQLHIKPAEVKTRKKQRKVETEVADLKKRMEEATTKNIVLSNREIRLLRYLDLTEDEKEKLKGSYKVARKLEKLENMGQDKGESSDDDEDDKIEDLQYHSIESYTSENSHSGGLVSSQNSDTLSLTESMQMVDEILSDGRMDRFEKIEKLEAILSAVTGSTTDQFSSSSADVSPTKCVCSCQDKNKSPRPDYNTVTSVACQTYSTGDIVITKIFLTEEEKERIDLLNSPKK; encoded by the exons atggaTAGCTCAGAGTATGAGACTGTACGAAATATgacacttttattttttttggAGCTTCTTGTGGATAAAGGTGGTCCACGAACATTACATGATTTAAGCTGTCAGTTTGGAGCTAAGGGATTTACAAAAGAAATGCGCCAAATAGCTGGTGGATCACAGAGTGGCCTTAAAAAGTTTTTAGCTCAATACCCAATGCTTTTTCTTATTAATGGTGATTACGTATCAGTGAATACATTTCAACAAGTtgtagaagaagaaaatggGTGTAAATTAGGAGGGAAACGCGATTATGCTCGAGAGGCtgtagaatattttacaaataaattaatgcaATATGGCGTTGGTACAGAAGTACCAATAAAAAGTCTTTTGGGACATCGGTCTCAGGCTTCTCCAGAAGTTAGACATATTTCTGGTCAACATTATAAGGAGTTTAGAGACTTTCTTATAAAATATCCTGATGCTTTTGTAGTTACGGAAGATAATGTAATGTTAAAGCAATATGAAGGCATGAAGGCAGAACCTTTCGTGGAGTTAGAACCTGATATACCTATAGACCCAGAGATTACTGCAAAGTTATTAGATTTTCTGTGTGAGTGTATTGAACAAAAGGGTCCAATCCTTGTAGATCAAATGTTCAACATAGttaatgataaattttcttatGAAAATTGGACCTCAATATTTAAGACACCGCAGGATTTGTGTACATTTGTTAAAATGTTCCCAGATGCATTTCACGTTCAAAGTAATTTAGTAACATTAATTGGAAGACCAAAATCTTCCCCTATAGAAGGAAAAGCAAAAACGAGATTTCCAAATTCTACaagaaatcaaaataataCTTCAGACAAAGCAAATATAAATCAAGTTATTCAACCAAACAATACTCAAGCATCCGTGCAAACAGTTAATTCAGAATCTATTAGTACCAATGTTACAAGTCAGATTAATTCTGTACAAAACTCTCATTCTCCATCTATTGAAAGTAATAATAGCTCTCCTCCAGTAAGCTTGCAACAACAAACTTTGAAACAAAGAATAAATATGCTTGTAATGAAGACTTTAGCAGATAATACAGAAAAGGATAGAAGTTTACAAACCATGCAAATGGGAGATGCTTGGAAATTAAAGATATTGCAACAAActaaaataatagtaaatccCAGGGAGAGTCTTCAAATTATAGAAGATATAATAAATCCTCGTAAGCCTCCTCCAAATGGTAAAATAGTTGTTTCGTTTGACTGTGAAGGAATAAATTTAGGAGTTAAAGGACAACTGACACTTGTACAAATTGGAACTATGTCTGGACAAGCATATGTGTTCGATTTATTTGCTTGTCCTAATCTTGTACAAGCTGGAGGCCTTCAAAAACTTCTAGAACATAAAGATGTTATTAAA GTGATTCATGATTGTAGAAATGACAGTGTCAATTTGTACAGACAATTTAAAATTATGTTGAATAATGTTTTTGATACACAG GCAGCTCATGCTGTATTGCAATTTCAAGAAACTGGTAAACCTGTATATAAAGTTAAGAATGTTAATTTGAATACACTATGTGATCATTATGGTGCTCCAAGTAATCCATTAAAAGAacaattgaaaaatatctatcgtaataatcaaagatactggtGTAGGCGTCCATTAACACGAGATATGCTCATTTATGCTAGCAGTGATGTTCTGAGTTTGGTTCCACAAATATATGTCTCCATGTCTAG ACTTATAAAACCAGAAGTACAAGGTCTTTTTAATGAGCTGTGTGAGGAGCAAATTCAATTACATATTAAACCTGCAGAAGTAAAAACGCGAAAGAAACAACGGAAAGTGGAAACAGAAGTTGCagatttgaaaaaaagaatggAAGAAGCAACTaccaaaaatattgttttaagCAATCGTGAAATACGCCTTTTGCGTTATCTTGATCTTACTGAAGATGAGAAGGAGAAACTGAAAGGTAGTTATAAAGTTGcaagaaaattagaaaaacttGAAAACATGGGTCAAGATAAAGGTGAAAGTAGTGATGATGATGAGGATGATAAGATTGAAGATTTGCAGTATCATAGTATAGAAAGTTATACTTCTGAAAATTCACATTCTG gtGGTCTAGTGTCATCACAGAATTCTGATACTCTAAGCCTCACAGAATCAATGCAAATGGTAGATGAAATTCTTTCTGATGGACGAATGGATAGATTtgaaaagattgaaaaattaGAAGCTATTCTTTCAGCTGTTACTGGTTCTACAACTGATCAGTTTTCCTCAAGCAGTGCAGATGTATCTCCGACAAAGTGTGTATGCTCGTGtcaagataaaaataaaagtccACGACCAGATTATAATACCGTAACTAGTGTGGCTTGCCAAACGTATAGTACAGGTGATATAGTAATtaccaaaatatttctcacggaagaagaaaaggaacgTATAGATTTACTGAATTCGCCAAAAAAGTAG
- the LOC126866147 gene encoding bifunctional purine biosynthesis protein ATIC → MSAGNLALLSVSDKTNLLPFAKKLHELGLSLVASGGTAKSLRDAGLPVKDVSNITGAPEMLNGRVKTLHPAVHAGILARLTDSDQQDLHKQNYQLIQLVVCNLYPFVNTVAKPGVTIEDAVENVDIGGVTLLRAAAKNHSRVTVICDPSDYEKVGKELESSINKDTSLETRQVLALKAFTHTAEYDNAISDYFRKQYSSGVSQLTLRYGMNPHQKPAQIFTTLDKLPLTVVNGSPGFINLCDALNGYQLVKELKAALNLPAATSFKHVSPAGAAVSVPLDAVEAKLCQVDDLLHQLTPLATAYARARGADRMSSFGDFIALSDICDEVTAKIISREVSDGIIAPGYSEDALKILRKKKNGAYCILQIDPNYVPSQMERRVLFGLTMEQKRNDAVIDKNTFSNVVTKNLTISDSAMRDLIVATIALKYTQSNSVCYAKDGQVIGIGAGQQSRIHCTRLAGDKADNWWLRQHPKVTGMKFKKSVKRAEISNAIDNYVNGSIGKDMDEATWAEMYEEVPQKLSESDKTEWINKADNVVLSSDAFFPFRDNVDRAKLSGVKYIASPSGSVNDKTVIQACDEHKMVLIHTNLRLFHH, encoded by the exons ATGTCTGCTGGAAATTTAG CATTATTGAGTGTATCcgataaaacaaatctttTACCATTTGCTAAAAAGTTACATGAACTAGGTTTGTCTTTAGTCGCATCTGGTGGAACAGCAAAATCTTTGAGAGATGCTGGTCTTCCAGTGAAAGATGTATCTAATATCACTGGTGCACCTGAAATGCTTAATGGAAGAGTCAAAACTCTTCATCCTGCTGTTCATGCTG GTATACTAGCTAGACTCACAGACTCAGATCAGCAAGATCTTCATAAACAAAATTATCAGCTCATTCAGCTTGTGGTATGCAATTTGTATCCATTTGTGAACACAGTTGCTAAACCAGGTGTGACAATTGAAGATGCAGTAGAAAATGTAGATATTGGTGGAGTAACTTTGTTACGAGCTGCTGCTAAAAATCATAGTAGAGTAACAGTTATTTGTGATCCTAGTGATTATGAAAAAGTTGGGAAGGAATTAGAATCATCTATTAACAAAGATACTTCGTTGGAAACTAG aCAAGTATTAGCACTTAAAGCATTTACTCATACAGCAGAGTATGATAATGCTATTTCAGATTATTTCCGTAAACAATATAGTAGTGGGGTTTCTCAATTGACATTAAGATATGGAATGAATCCACATCAGAAACCAGCACAAATTTTTACAACTTTAGATAAATTACCACTGACAGTAGTAAATGGTTCCCCAGGTTTTATTAATCTTTGTGATGCATTAAATGGATATCAGTTGGTGAAGGAGTTAAAGGCAGCTTTAAATTTGCCAGCTGCAACATCTTTTAAACATGTTAGTCCAGCTGGTGCAGCAGTTAGTGTACCACTGGACGCTGTAGAAGCAAAGTTATGTCAAGTAGATGACTTATTACACCAACTTACACCACTAGCAACTGCTTATGCACGTGCACGAGGAGCAGATAGAATGTCAAGCTTTGGAGATTTTATTGCATTATCTGACATATGTGATGAAGTTACTGCTAAAATCATATCTAG aGAGGTCTCTGATGGTATTATTGCACCTGGCTATTCAGAGGATGCCCTTAAAATtttaaggaagaaaaaaaatggtGCATATTGTATTCTTCAAATTGATCCAAATTATGTACCATCTCAAATGGAGCGTAGAGTTCTTTTTGGTTTAACTATGGAACAGAAACGTAATGATGCAgttattgataaaaatacattttccaaTGTAGTAACTAAAAATTTGACCATTTCTGATAGTGCTATGAGAGATTTAATTGTTGCTACTATTGCTTTAAAGTATACCCAAAGTAATTCAGTTTGTTATGCAAAAGATGGGCAAGTAATTGGAATAGGTGCAGGACAACAATCAAGGATTCATTGTACAAGACTTGCTGGTGATAAAGCTGATAACTG GTGGCTTCGACAGCATCCCAAAGTTACTGGTATGAAGTTTAAGAAAAGTGTAAAACGAGCAGAAATTTCGAATGCTATTGACAATTATGTAAACGGATCTATTGGAAAAGATATGGATGAGGCTACTTGGGCGGAAATGTACGAGGAAGTTCCACAGAAACTCTCAGAAAGTGATAAAACAGAATGGATAAACAAAGCGGACAATGTTGTTTTAAGTAGCGATGCTTTTTTCCCATTCAGAGATAATGTGGATAGAGCTAAATTG aGCGGCGTCAAATATATTGCAAGCCCTTCTGGTTCTGTAAATGATAAGACAGTAATACAAGCTTGTGATGAACATAAAATGGTATTGATTCATACTAATTTGAGATTGTTCCACCAttaa